Part of the Vanacampus margaritifer isolate UIUO_Vmar chromosome 12, RoL_Vmar_1.0, whole genome shotgun sequence genome, atttaatcTTTTCTCAGCAGGCTTATGCACGTCCGACACAGTATGAGGGACTTCGCATATTGATGTGGAACTCTACAAAGGTTTCCGCCTTCTTGATATTTCTCATCTGCCAACTGCGGATTTAACTACTAAACTTGGTGTGTTTCCACTTTTAATAATATAGGTTAAAACCTGTGACAATTGGGGCACCTTGAAGTCGCCATCTTGAACGTGGCACTGTTAAAAACCAGCATGTTGACAACCTTATCAGTCATCATCTACTATACTTGTATCACACTTTTGTTATGCACTCCGCATGTCTCTAGCTGATCACGTACAGGATGTTCTGGCGGTGGGAGATAACGGCTGTGCAGGGAAAAGCATTCCCCAAACACTTCCATTTGTCCTTACCTGGTGAGAAGAGCACATCTGGGACAGCGATCACTGATTTGTGGCCCACACTTGTGTACTGAATAGAAATGGACCGTGAGACTTAAGCAGTTCAGAACTAAACACTTTTACTGCCCCACTCGATTGCCACTGTATTATTCCTTCAAAATATAGCCATTAAAAGCTAAAAttatggcaacaaaagtgagtacaccccaaagtgaaactgtcaaaatagagcacagtaatgaaaaaaaattagctGTTGCTAcatcgctgtttttttttttttagatggattCCTGGGGCAGCAGATAGAATGAAAGCAGCAGAGGCCTcgaaattgaaccctgtggaacaccatacattataattgtggatttttattgcaaatattcATCcaacctctttcttttttttcttcttttttttatttttttgcttgatggggattacaataattaattaaaaattaataataattaccaTAATTAACAAATCACACTACGTACCAtcaaaacagccacaagtcaaCTCCCAAGCTCACCAATTTCCCTGCGTTGTTGTTCTTTTAGTggataatttaaaagaaataccATCATGACCTAATGTAGGTTTATTAATTGGTGCATGAATATAACAGCTCACAAGTAGCGCTTGCATGTACAGTAGTTTTcacaatttattatttacattatttggtaTTACATCAGCTTCCTTCCTCAATAACTACCTTGCAGGTCAACCCTAGCTGAGCCGCTCCGTCAGCTTTTTTTCCTGGTTGTGCACTGAgtcactattaactcatttgctgccattgacggctatagacgtcaaaatttcatttgaactatttattagttttacattttttcccacttttgttaacaaaagtacgAAAATctagaacatttttttactgtacatttagaacagatatacaattagtgattaatcgtgagttaactagtgaagtcatgttattaattacatttaaaaaatttaatcgcctgatgcccttaataaaaaaattcttaaaatcaatctttgacgtctatggccgtcattggcagtgaatgagttaaaaattaggggtgtcagacgattaaagtttttaattgtaattaatctcataaCTGTaacaggattaatcacaaatttgatatccgttctaaatgtacaataaaaaaattataggttttcttgttaacagaagtggggggcgggaggggggggggtgagaaactaatagaaatagttcaaatgaatttttgacgtctatagccgtcaatggcagtgaatgagttaagcaggaaTCCCGTATTAGATGAAGACTTACAGACAGTTAGATGTTGGAATCCCGACAGTCCTAAAATAGGCAATTCATGATCGGTTTGTGATCACGTCTTTCTTAAAGTGAACGCGTTGTAGATGTGTTTTGCCGAACTTGACATCATCTCATAAATACGTTTAGTTCTTCgcctcctgttttgtctgacctcATTTTGTTCCCATCCTTTTTTAAGAGTCCGAGGTACCCGCGTTGATGTCCTCGTGGAAAACCTGGCCCGCCCTCACCTCTTCGAGCAGCCTCATGTTATCCCGCAGAGCTACGGCTATCACGTAAGAGTTCGGTTTGAGAGTCAGCCCGTAAGAATAGCCGAGGTCCGGCGGCTTGGCCGGGTCCGTGCTTATGTGGCACTGGTGAGCCAAAAGAGCTGTGAAAAGGAAGATCTGAATCTTGGACAGCTCTTCCCCAATGCAGCGCCGCTTCCCCGCCGAGAAGATGAGCACGGAGTTGCACATGTCCTtgtcaagatggccgccggagTGCAGGAACCGCTGGGGGTTGAATTTCTCCGGCTCAGACCAGACGGACGGATCGTGATTGGACGACCACTGGTTTACAAAAACCACGGTGTTTTTGGGTATGGCGTAACCGCCGATGGAGGTGTCGGCGGTGGTGTAGTGAGGGATGGTGAGCGGCACGAAGCTGGTGAAGCGCATCACCTCGTAGATGAAGGCCATGACGTAAGGCAGTTGAGGCTGGTCCTCGATGGTGGGGAGGCGACTGCGGTCCACCACCTTGTCCACTTCTTCTTGGAGACGCACGTGCATCTCCGGGTACCTTTTTGTTCACCAGGAATCCACCATAGGGGAAACAACACCGAGTtagaaaaacattctttttttatttattattatttttttcttttttctttttttttcttggagagctcagtattgttcaagAAAAACTTTCAAATGCTGATGCCATCGTAGTTATCTCTTATGTTATTCTGATTCCTTATTTCACATATTTTCCTCATTTTATTTAACGCGATtgaactcccacataatacatccAATTTACACCGttttaatttcatcatgctccaaaaattcaaaaactacTTAATCCCATAAATGTGGCTTAAATGCATAAAATACACATTCATCTTCAATGACAACTTTtcagcattatttttaaataacattccATATTTTCGATGACAAAATTCACTCATTCAGCAAGCCGTCATTAAATACCTTCACACATTTCGAAGATTCCAACAAGTCATCCAGCTTTCggcattcacacgcaatttgtCCACAAATTGTCCAATACTaccgtaattaaaaaaaaaaaattaaaatttaattcaaCAAAGTCAACAGCTGTGCTCATTTGGGATCAGTaagttattctatttttttctttttaattattaacacTTTAAGAGTTCCAATATTTCAGGTCAACGATGAAATTATGGCATTACAGAGGTCATAAGGTAGCGACGTAACCTAAATTTGCACATAAGTCAGAACGCACTGTCAATCACTAGCTTATCTTAACACAGAAGTGATATTAGAGTTACAGTTAACAATTGTACAAAAAACACCAAGGCCCTAAATATTGAATAATCTAATGTGACAGTTTACGGCGAACAAATCTCATTTTTCCAAATGAACAAATTTATTATCtcacaatatactgtacattaataatcatgcccaaagatgtacattgTAAAATCTAACCGACAACTGTTGCTTTCTGTAGTTTTGAAGGGGATtgacataataaataataaataatgttcaACAAAAACTAGAGTGAtcttaaatactgtactttctTCTTTGGTCCAATTACAGTCTACAGTATCGGTTGACAGTGTAATTATGCCCACAATGAACAGAACAAAATAGTGTCATGAACCTTACAAAATAAAGCTGGAACCCGCAATGGAGGTCGTCATCATGACTGAATCTCATCACGACTTTATATTTCATCTAATTTTTTCCTAGTTTTAAAGTTTCGTGACAATTTTTCACTAcgtgcgaagatcttttgaaaccttatgtgaaccctgacgaaaaccccaaactAGCTAGTtcgcatttatttaaatttccactttatgaaaaaaaaattatgctgagAGTGGGACCTCCCAACactttttattatataaaaaaaaaaaaaaaagtttaactaaaaaatgtgttgaaattttggaaaactttatttaaagcaGAAAACTTTAAGGAAGTATTTACtttcttagtttttaatttagcttaacacatgctaaTGACCCGGGAAGTTACctgaatttttaatcatttttaaacaaagctgtcaattcttacatgtttaaaatatatatatatatatttttaaagagtacattttttaaatttaagctACTACGTTctcttttactgaaaattaataCTAGCTAGAAATATCGGTCAGCGGTCTGAAAAGAAACATATCGGCCTATCACTACCTAACACGCCGTCGTACATTTTCGATTTTATCTGTCACTccgtttttattgtatttcatatCGCCGCCATCGCTTGCCGCTTATCCACCCAATTATGAACATCAAATTTGTTTTGCTCCTTCAGgtagagtgactttttttttctttctacgaCACTTATCACAGAAGCTCACAGATGAGGTTTTGCGCAAATATGAAGATGAAGATATGTCACAGCATTGCATGTAAGCGCACGTATTCAATGAGGTCTACTCTGTACTTATCACAGCCTTGTGGGGGGGGCGCAAATTTGAATAGTATCTTTGGGTTTCTGCGATAAGTAGTTAAACGCAGTAGCGGTACTTTGACTAGACATTTTTTGAGATACGAGCCGTTGCTCAATTTTGTCCTTTAACTTTCGAGCAAACTTTTAAATTACAACTTGAAACGATCTGGCGGAAAACTTTCACAACATGCGGCCACCATCAGTTCATGACGTTACGTCTCTTTGAGTCTATTGTTTTGTtgtcactttttcattttttttgtgtgcagttatttttgggggtggggggtgctatACAGTAGAATTATTATAATGTTTGTTTATACAGTACAATTCCATATATTGCTCATTTCTTTATCTCAGAGTAGTTCCTTGAGATATGAAAGGGCAAATTTCTAAATTTTGGGGTATagttgcaattattattatttttttctggagagctcaattAGTTGCAATTTCAATAATGTTGATATGCTATTTTCCCCTACAGAAAGGAAAGTGGCTTACTTGACAAGGATGAGAATGATCCACTGCAACATTGTCGACAAGGTGTCTTGACTTGCTCCAAATATATCTGCAACAGTGGCCGGCACAAAGTCCTTGACCGACGGATGGCCACTTTTCTCCCCGATTTTGTCCAAGGCCACAATCAAAGCATCCGTCATGTCCCTGATGGTGCTCGACTGAAACGTTTTCCTGTGCGCTGTGACTTTTTCCAGAATAAAGACACCGAACTCGCGGTTGAGCGTCTTGAAGTTTTCAAACAAAGTTTGGATGGGGTTGGGGAAGTACTGCAGCCAGGGCATGACATCGACCATGCTGCCCGCGCCCACCGTCTCCGTGAACTGACTGTTCCTGCCCACCAACCGGCGGAACTCGGCGTCCTCATACGGGTACCTTTTGCCGAAGCACACCGCGCTCATGATGTTGGCCGTGGACACCACCAGGTCCTCCATGGGTACGAAAAACTTGTGCCGCCGGGTCTTACGCACGAAGACCTGCAGAAGCTCTTTAAATTCACAGATGATGTGCCGCTCGAATGTCTTTTTGGTCACCTGGTTGCCCGTGGAAAACATCCTGACGGTGGAATGGGCAACCCTGCGGTGCACCTTCCACCAGTCCGACGTGGTGGTGAAGGCGAGCCCGCTGCCGTTGGAGATGTACTGGAAGGAGGTGAAATCGGGTCTGCCGGCAAACTCCGAGCCCTGTTTGATCAACGCCTGCTTGATGGAGTCCGCGTTCAGCACCACCACGACCCGGCAGCCCAGTTTAATCTGGAACACGTTGCCGTATTTCTCCGCCAAGCGCATGAAATACAGGTGCGGCGCTTTGCCCATTTGCGCAGCGTTGCCGATGATGGGCCAGGCGATCGGACCCGGCACGCGCAAAAGTGAGCGCCGCTGGAACCAGCGACACACTTGGAAGGACAGCAAGAGAGTGACACAAGTCACTAACAGGCTGGTCAGAAACGCTCCGCCGCTCTCATCCACCCTCAGAGCCATCTCGACCATCCTGCGGGGGGGAACAGCATCAATTTGAAAGTCGCCTTATGACCCGCAGAATCGAAATTCGGTAATTAAAAGTCAATaggctgtgaaaaaaaaaaagatctatccaaagcttattttttctctcttttatgAACAAAGTGGTAAGTTGTAATAATTGATCCTGCTGCTGTTGCGCAGCCTGCTCGCACCTTGCAATTTTGCAAAAGTCCCAACATCGCAGCCCGCAGCGACTTTGCTCCGCTTTGATAGtgtgggcagacttttttttcttttctttttttggtaggtgtCGTTTCACGTGCAGGGTgtcaccccacccccaccctcctcCCTGCACTATGCGGGTAATGCCGTGTCATGCGCAATTCAATGATGCAAAAGTaattttgttgtaaaacatagacaattatacattattgttattatttaataaaaaaatttttttttttaagtagataGGCCTACATAATATTTTAGGCTATATTAGCACAAGTAGTAGGCCTACATTTTAAACTGTAAACGTCACATTTTAAACtcaattattattcttattattgtaTAACACCATGCAGaattaatatataaattaacaaaatatgGAACAGAATGGCACTTTCTATAATCTAAACTTCTTCTCATTAACATTTTGGACATGAAAAATTATTGTAATGTTTCAtgattcaatattttgttttattgttgttacaATAAATGTTCCAACGTCTTTATTTCTTGTATTTATACTGTAGGCTAACGGTgcttaatatagaaataaatgaaaactacaaataagacagaaaaacataaatgcATGCATGGTCCATTTAGATTATGTGCAAACTAGACATCCCAAGACCCTCTTTCACAAGTTTGATAGAAAAGTTGTATTAAAAAGtggctttaaaaatatataatcattttcatttttgatttacgttgatgtattcatttaagaaatgtagcattattttttattttttttatttgtgtggtTTCAGTGTTGAACTTCACTATAATGTAATGACAATCATGCATATATGCAGCTCCCATGATGCACTGCACCACAATTATCAATACATTATTCAATTTGTATAGGAACTAAATTAGTTTGTctttacaaagataaaaaatattcagcttagctattttcttttaattgaagctagttagcaacttagcataaTGACAGTCGTGCGTCTTGTTTATACCTGAGGAAAAAATACCGCAGCTCTCAGCATGCTGCGGTGGGCCTATAGTTTTACACCACTGCCAACTACAATTttaataattcatatttttgttaaataatccCTCTGACAGTGTCAGTAAACACAATATTTGCAAAGGAAGGATAGTTGCTACAGCTTATGTAATGGGATAGCATTATATTGTGTATAGTGTTCAAAATCCTATATAGCTAAACTATTATTTCCGTTTCATTTTGTAtcgtttttaaattattgtgtTAATTTTCATCACTTATGataatttgttattttcttgCTGGCAACATGAGGAATGAATAAGCAATAAAATATAGAACTCCCATTCGGATGACGAGGCAAAGTTAAAGGCAATTTGTACGTGTACGTTCCAATCAAGCCACCAGGAGGAGGCGATCCCACAATGTCAAGCATTAATAGCTAATTACAAATGAGTGCACAATACACAGGAGGCCCTGTGGCCAGAGCTGCCTCATGCTGATTCGTCATTTCTGTCTTCTTTGTTGCAGGATGCAGTCATTCTGCCGATCAGTGGACTTGATGACGTATGTGGATGTGTTGCAGACTCCATTTGTGTTGATGTGAACTGCTTGCTGCTCAGCTCGGACCTCCTGGTTACGTCTGTTGGCCGAGTAAAGATTTGGGGATCCGCTTCAGCACCTCGGACAGCAGCATGGATCACACTGATGGCCAGTGAACCCCATCGGccttccattttctatagcgcttttccTCACTGAGGTCACAGGTCAACGGGAGCTTAGCTTTGTTGACTGCACCCGGAACTGGTCACCGCATGCACTCACATTCGCATCTAGGGACAATTATGAGTCTGCAGTAAATATAgtgtgtatgtttttggaatgtgggaggaagttgGAGTACCGCAGAGAATATACCAAGCAAGTAGGGGAATacacacaggaaggccgaagctgagattcgaacccgaaacttagaactgtgaggcagatgtgctaattCACTGTACAAACCCCATAcaga contains:
- the cyp1b1 gene encoding cytochrome P450 1B1: MVEMALRVDESGGAFLTSLLVTCVTLLLSFQVCRWFQRRSLLRVPGPIAWPIIGNAAQMGKAPHLYFMRLAEKYGNVFQIKLGCRVVVVLNADSIKQALIKQGSEFAGRPDFTSFQYISNGSGLAFTTTSDWWKVHRRVAHSTVRMFSTGNQVTKKTFERHIICEFKELLQVFVRKTRRHKFFVPMEDLVVSTANIMSAVCFGKRYPYEDAEFRRLVGRNSQFTETVGAGSMVDVMPWLQYFPNPIQTLFENFKTLNREFGVFILEKVTAHRKTFQSSTIRDMTDALIVALDKIGEKSGHPSVKDFVPATVADIFGASQDTLSTMLQWIILILVKYPEMHVRLQEEVDKVVDRSRLPTIEDQPQLPYVMAFIYEVMRFTSFVPLTIPHYTTADTSIGGYAIPKNTVVFVNQWSSNHDPSVWSEPEKFNPQRFLHSGGHLDKDMCNSVLIFSAGKRRCIGEELSKIQIFLFTALLAHQCHISTDPAKPPDLGYSYGLTLKPNSYVIAVALRDNMRLLEEVRAGQVFHEDINAGTSDS